One genomic window of Microtus ochrogaster isolate Prairie Vole_2 chromosome 14 unlocalized genomic scaffold, MicOch1.0 chr14_random_2, whole genome shotgun sequence includes the following:
- the Pde6h gene encoding retinal cone rhodopsin-sensitive cGMP 3',5'-cyclic phosphodiesterase subunit gamma, with translation MADTTTLCPPAPSQGPITPRKGPPKFKQRQTRQFKSKPPKKGVKGFGDDIPGMEGLGTDITVICPWEAFSHLELHELAQFGII, from the exons ATGGCTGACACCACTACTCTGTGCCCTCCAGCACCGAGCCAGGGTCCTATTACCCCGCGCAAAGGTCCCCCCAAGTTCAAACAGAGACAGACCCGGCAGTTCAAGAGCAAGCCTCCTAAGAAAGGCGTGAAAGG GTTTGGAGATGACATCCCAGGCATGGAGGGGCTAGGAACAG ACATCACAGTGATCTGTCCCTGGGAAGCGTTCAGCCACCTGGAACTGCATGAACTCGCTCAGTTCGGGATTATATGA